gtagtaaataaaagttatttatacaattaaagtgaaaaaaattacagtatgattaatagtgagttataaaataacaaataattagatagaatatatcgaaatattattctacatgatgaaaataaacaataaataaaaatattaaaaaactaacaaatgtgtgttttagaaataatttgagagactatcaaagaaatcgcacaaaggaaatcaaatgtataattaaggtatgataaaatgaaaaataccttagagaactaattattaaattacgtttgaagtggttaaaattaaatagaaatatcattagtgaccaaaaaatttgtcattaaattacaaataaattagtaattaaattggtcactaaatcaagtatcgattcgatcattgaatcagtcactaatttagtcattgattcagacaataaatcaactactaccaccaacgacgaaaaatagtgactgatatgggttactgactaaatcagtcaccatttcatgtttttcttgtagtgaattatcatatactattcctaaatatcattatatatatatatatatatatatatatatatatataattttaaccacttcaaacagaatttaaagtgaaaaaattacattatgattaataatgagttataaaataaaaaataattagatagagtatatcgaaatattattctacatgataaaaataaaaacaataaataaaaatattaaaaaactaacaaatgtgtgttttagaaataatttgagagactatcgaaaaaaatcacacaaaggaaatcaaatgtataacgataagacgaaaaatatcttagagaactaagaaaacttttcaaatatcaacatatatacttaatggttgaaaaataacgaaaattattttaatgaaacaaaagagttcttcaaattaaacaaataataataataataataataataagtaaagaatttttttatattaccttaaattgagagtataaacattctcatgtgaaaggaaaatttataataaatataaatattaaaaaataatataaatattcaaatgtgaggcataatattttttttattaacatacatcattttaacataattacataaaaaggttatgataagataaaaaatatattggagatgagaatgagtttcatgacaaatgaaataattaaagaaaaaaaaatagaaaaaaaaaaaatatatatatatatatatatatatatatatatatatatatataggagttacttgattaattgtgaatattttaataatttaaacgataatggagatatggcggggacgagtattatggcgggtatatgtacatccccatatccatccccatacccaactgaaaaagtcggggattctccatacccatacccatacccagtcaatgcggggattccccgtcaaaacggggacgggttcggacaatacccacggggacgggtttatttgccatctctacacACCAACGTTCTCCTTCGCACACCCCCACGCTTTTGCTGTCTTGCATTAAATTTCTCCTTGGTGCACCGCACGATTTACTACGTTGCACTCCCACAACTATTGACACTCTATTTACTGTTTGCACGCCTACATTTTACTACTTACACTCCATTACTTTTCAACACTTATTTTACTAATCACACTTCTATCTTCTATTATTTAGCATCTCATAAGTTCATACTTTCACCAACTtgtcattaaatataaaataaatatgttttgaagtaatattaaaaatgcttttgtgacaaataataaaaatatgtaaaacatattttcaatgttttaaataggttaaaatacctttttggtcccaattttcgtcaagtttgttcaattgggtccttttttctaacaccgtttaaatcattaacgaccatgaacagtgactgccacgtgtcacttcgtggtttttttgaatttttttttatttttgaatttatttttaaattttttttttaattttgttaatttttttttaaatgtacacgtgtcaacctaggagtgtgccacgtgtcaattcgtggtttttttgaattttttctgaattttttaaaaaaaattttaaatttcttttaaatttttttttaaatgtccacgtgtcaacccagtagcgtgccatgtgtcaaagtcaatattctaaattcaatttgatccctatatttgttattttttttcaattaggtcccaatttttgttaacattaaccaatttggtccctctccaaattaaaaccaaatttaatttttatattaaaattcatattttttattaaatatctttatataatatattaaaattcacatcattataactttgatataaaaattaaatttggtcacatcttctatagggaccaaattggttaatcttaacaaaaattaggacctaattgaacaaaaataacaaatatagggaccaaattgaatatagaatattgactttgacacgtggcacactactagattgacacgtggacatttaaaaaataattcaaaaaaattttaaaaaaattcaaaaaaataaaataaaaaattcaaaaaaaccacaaagtgaaaCGTGGCACActcttgggttgacacgtgtacatttaaaaaaaattttaaaaaaaattaaaaaaaaaattaaaaaaaaaatcaaaaaaaccacgaaatgacacgtggcaatcactgttcatggccgttaatgatttaaacggtgttagtaaaaaaggacccaattgaacataattgacgaaaattaggacatatttgaacaaaacaccaaaattaggacttatttgaaaaaacttcacgaaaattgggaccaaaaaagtattttaaccttttaaataattttagatgcacttctaatttgattattcaaatatttcaaaccattttggatgatttttaatttggttgtcTTAATATTTCAGACCAATTTGGATACACTTCTAATTTGATTGTTCCAATATTTTCAAACGCACTTCTAATTTAGTGATTATAAGTTTTTATGCTCGATGGTGTCTTAGCCTGAACAACTCAGCGTAAGGCATTTGCTCAGTCGTTTCCAAATGTTTGATCTTTTGCCTATGAGAGACTCTTTCCTCTATCAGGGCTCCTCTTTTGAACTTTTCGGATTCTTaccttttcttctctcttcgCTCCTCTTGGAGAGTGTATATATATTGCTTACTCTCTTTTCCTCGGTGACATGTTTTTTCATTCTTGTTTCTTGCTTCTACATACACTCTCTTGTCtatcaaaatttggttaaaatattaaatccagtatttttagagtttaaagactaaattagttcaaagtcagactaatttttagtgaaagttaagaaaaaaaaaaacatatttaattctatttattcaATGTAACACAAGGATTAGAACGTTCACCTGCTCTTTGGAGTCTAATTAAATGATTTAGTCTCTTGAACACTAAATGCGTGGATGCTTTCAGTACGTGACTTAATTCGATATATTTATGCATCACTTTTCAACCCTAATTGAACCACTATTGGGCTGCTGCAACTTCTCTTTATTTCGACCAAAATAGTTTTGTTTCCACAAAATCTACAAGAAACACAAATTGGAAAAGAAAGTAGGAAGAAATGTGAAATTCAATAGTATGATTATACCAAACTAATTCATACCACAGTAGCAAAAAgtggaaaaataaatagatagacatgtatacatttatttatagttaattatGCCACTCAATAACCCagagttttcttttttggctCAAACACATATTTGAGCAATGAGTCCCTAACAGGCAAAAGCTCTGGAAATTCCTTCTGCAGTTGTGATGCATCCATTGCATTGGTACTTGGAGAAGGGAATTGACCCTGTTCTTCAAGTGTAAAATTAACCCATTTGAAACTAGGATCAATATAATCCTTGTACATCTCAAGAATCTCATTGCAGGTCACAACACCAGGGTTTGTGAGGTTCCAAATGCCCCTGCAATTCCTTTTGGCCATCTCAATTGAAATGGGCACAAGTTCATCCAAAACAGTGATGCTGTTTGGCATGTTGGCCACTTTATCAGAACTTGTTATCTTACTGATGAAGTTATGTGGGTTGCTGAGATCAGATGACACTGGCAATTGGATTCTTAGGGTGCACACATTGTCATATTCCTTTAGCAATTCTTCAACCTAAAACCATATGGTGACAAAAACCAAAGTTAGTGATCATGCAAAAATTGCCACAGGAATGGCAAAAGGAATAAACAGTGTGtgcaactttttctttttaacctACCTTGGCTTGCGTTCTGAAATAGAAAGCATCGCCAGTGGAGTTTTTTGTGTCTTCCAAATTACCACCAAAGGCATAATTCATCATGGGGAGACCTTGGTCTTTGCAAACATGTGCCAATGTTAACACACCAACAACGTTTGCTCGTATGGCTTCTGGTTTATGAGCTTCAAACCACTTCAAATTCAGTGCTCCTGTCACACCAGAAGCGTTGAAAACATGAGTTGGTTTACTGGTGTTTATGTCAGCCAAGATTTGTGATTGTGATCCATCATCTAAACGTGCTTTGCCATATTCAAAGGGTATCCCTTGCTTCTCACAAAGGGTTCCTACAAGCCCCCCAATCCACCCTGCACCACCATAGATCAAGAACTTCACAGATTGCTTTCGTGGTGGCACATTGCTTCTTATAGTTGGAACCACCATTTTGTTCTGGTTGGCATGGCTTGCATCGACATTGGAAGCATTTTTGGTCATTTCTGTGCTGTCATAGTACTTCTCAACTCCTGGCATAGTGAGCATTCTTGGATGAGGAAGCAAAGCACCAGAAACATCACCCCACCAATCAGGATTCTTCACATACCAACTCAAGGTTTTCCTTAGCCCCTCTTCCCATGTAGTGCTCTCACACCACCCCAAATTCTTCAGCTTTTCATCATCCAAGAAGTACCTTTGATCATTGAAAGGCCTATTCTCCACAAACTTGACATGGGTGTCAGGATCCAAGTTGAAAAGCCTGCATATGTCTCTTGCCACATCAATCACCCTCCTCTCTTTCTTTGTGCCTATGTTGTAAACATGTCCTACTTCACCCCTATGGAGAATGATCTCAAATGCCTCAGCCACATCTTCACAATAGAGATAACTCCTGACATTAGAGCCATCCCCATGAATTGGAAGAATCCTTCCTTTCATGGCCAGGAGCAAGAACTTTGGAATCAGCTTCTCAGGAAACTGATTTGGCCCATAAACATTGTTCCCTCTTGTGGTTATCACAGGCAAGCCATATGACCTACCATATGCCATGACAAGCATTTCAGCACCAGCTTTTGTGGCAGAATACGGATTGGTAGGTAACAGCTGAGAAGCCTCATGGTTTCCCACCACTGCATCCTCATCTGTCTCTCCATAAACCTCATCAGTGCTCACATGGATGAACCTCTTCACTTGGCCACCGGAGACTTTGCAAGCCTCCAGCAACACATGTGTGCCATAAATGTTGTTCTGGGTGAACTCAAAACTGTTCCCAAAGGAATTGTCCACATGGGTTTGTGCGGCAAAGTGCATGATGGTGTCAATGGACTCGGTGAGGAGAATGTAGTTCACCAAGTCTGCACTACCAATGTCTCCCTTTATGAACTTGAAATTTGGAGATGAACGTGACGGCATCAGGTTCTTCAAATTTGAACAGTAATCGAGCTTGTCCAGAACAACGATTTTGTAGTCAGGGTAGTTTCGGACGATCCTGTTGCAGACATGAGATGCAATAAACCCTGCTGCTCCTGTGATGAGAATGTTCTTTGGCTTGTAGGTGTTGGCCATATCTGCATAACTTTAGTGCATAGCAATGCAACTTCTTGTCAGATATATCTATCACACAAGTTTGGCTCGCAGTGTTGAATCATGTCACAACAATTCCTAAGAATGTTTAGAAAACCTTTTACACCCTACCCTGAGGCTAAATAGTACACAAATGATTATTTTCAGTAAAACAAATgttaagttttataattatcaaTGTCAAAACATTTTGAAAGTGTGTTGtttcaattaattttcatgatacCATAAGCACTAAGGAATATAAGAAATCAAAAACTGCAAATTGATCATAACAGCACAATATTTTCTTGGGTTGTTCTAAAGACTCAACCAGAACCAACCATTGTTCATAACCAAAGACGAGAGACCAGAATGAACACTGAAACAGAGTATAACTACAATCTTACTTTAACATACGAAACAATGGCATAATCGAACACAAAAAGATCAAAATCTTCAACAACTAATTTCAGTAAATTGAAAAGTGGGTAATAATGGTTAACTTACAGAAGCTCCTCAGCCACAACAGCAAAACGATCAAAAAATGAAAGTTTGGTTGAAAATAAAGGAAGATAAAAGAGTGTTGTGATCAAAAGTTATTACACCATGTGtgtatttatagtttataataacaataataatttaatagtatttttcTCGTAGTTTCATCACTCTCATGGATCACGAGTAacgtttttttattcttcatatgcttttcttattttttatcaacaatctTTGTCCATAAGCTTTAATCAACGTATCTATATATTGTGGCACGAGGAACATAATCTTTAATAACTTCACACGTTGCAAACTGTGATGCAATGCTAAATGCATAAATAACATGAAACTAACAtgaaaagactaaaaatatagaaatgataaacataaatattaacttatattaaaaattgaaggaGGTAGTGGCTTGTTTTTTTCACACACTCACTTTACCAGTTTTTAGttgatttttaaagtttattaaaggctataaaattattaagaaaaaaaattaatagaaaagtGTGACTAGTTTTTTGTATCAAACTACTAGACTGACCGTGCATATGCAcgagttatattttttttattttgtatattataataataaagtagtgaaaaatattatataatgaaatatcatcaaaaatattatataatgaaatattttagtatttttttaatatgtaataattttaattatcgaaGAAATTATGTTGAAAAGAATGTGTAGTTGATCATCTTGGTATGAACAAATTCTCTAGTTATTAGTATTAGTTATtatgagcaatttttatgagaAAATTCTATAGTTATTTGTATATTCTTGGTTTAATTATTCCTTTAATcccatattttgtttaaaaatgtataaGTTGGTCCTCCgatatttttttagtctcaatttggtgcTAATTTGTGAATAAATGATACAATTAGATCTTTTCTATTAGTGCTATATAAATGGTGTTAACGacaatgtcacatgtcaatttgcAGTttatttgaattctttttatttttaaaaaaattattatttttcttaatcttttaatttttttttgaaatatttttcacgTGTTACTTTATAGTTGTGTCACGTGGCACTATCAGTGTGCCATGATAGTTAGCTCGATCGAGATGACCATGGAGTTGTCTTGGTCAGGATCGGAGGTCTTGTAGTCTTTGTCGGTGAAGGTGATTGGAGGCATGCTTATGATTCTCTTTTCTACTAGGTGCACGAATTTAAGTGCTCAAATATATCTCTTTTGAGCAAATGAGGTGGTTCCACCGCCTACAAACCTCGATAATTTTGACTTCTGCTTCTACTACGGCTCCTTCTGCTAGAGGACCCGCCCTTCTGATCAAATATGCGGTTGGTCAAGTCGGACTAGTAGGATTGTTTGGGGGATCGTATGGGGTTTCTTCTCCAAGGAGGACTGGGTTATGCCTGGTCCTTCCTAACGTATTGCTTCAGCTGACCGGCTTTGATAAACTCTTTGATTTTATCCTTTAGGGTGTTGCACTCTCTTTAGTGTGGCCAATGTTGCAAGCAGTGTTTGTTTCCATCGGCGTCAACCGATGCCAATTCTTCCTCGGGGGCGATGGCATGTCGGATCTATAGGCCTCCTACAGGATCTTAGTCCTTGAAATGCTAAGATAGGTGTAATTGCTGAATTTTGGTTCCTTGTGCCCGTCGATGACTTGTCGGGTGGCTTCCATCTACATGAACTGAGCCACCCTCTCTATGTTGTTCGGCAGAAGTTCGGGAAACCATTCTAAGGCTTCTTTTTTAAGGCAGGACAAGAAGACCCTACACCAAATAAGGTTGCTGATTGTGTGAAACATCATCTAATTTGTGAAGACCCGCAAACTATGCATTGTATGGTTCGGTCGACTGCCTCAGCTGACTGGCCGATTGTCGCTCGTATGAGATTATATCGAAGAAGATCTCCAAATGTGCGATCAACACCTGCTCGGTCGACACTCATGTGagattacttggaagaagatctTAAGACATGCGATCAACACCCGCTCGACACCACTCATGTGAGATTACTTTGAAGAAGATCTCCATATATGCAATCAACATCCACTTAGCCGCCACTTGTGTGAGACTATTTCGAAGAAGATCTCCAGATACATGATCAGCATATGCTCGACCGCCGCTCATGTGAGATTACTTTGAAGAAGATCTCTAGATATGCGATCAGCATCTGCTTGACCACGTCAAGGGGCATCGTCATAACAAATTATGTATCAAAATGTTTGATCATGTGTACGAAACGACACCCATATGGATCACCTAAACACCTAATTAGTGTAAACAAGTATGTAATCATGATTAAAAACGATTGGACCTTAATTAGCCCGATCCTAATCACAGGCCCGTGgagaaaactataaatacaaGTCAAACGTATAGTTGTTGGAACTTTTGTCTCGcattaattacattatttattactttaactGATCGATCATACGTTGACTTTAGCATCAGAACATATTTGACAAGTACCCAATAATCGATTGATGGACAAGAACGCCAAACTAACAACAAGATTGGAGATTCACAGGCCGAAACAATGTTCAACATTTACGGATTGTGTATACTTTCTTAACACAATCCTAATTATAACTTATCCATGAAAGTAGCTATTTACATAAGTAATGACAAAAGTTATTCTATTTTCTATTCTCTAAAAAAGTTGGTgtattagaaatttaaaaatattaagtaccataaaagtgttatttattaaaacaaatgttcggcattataaacatatttttgttagtataaTATTTTCCTAAAACATTAAACCATTACTAGAAGTGTTATTATGTATAAATCTCTACAAGCAACGTATTATGCaatatttaaaagaagaaaaaagaaaaaagaaaaaaaaaaagacaccgGAGATTAAAATAGACAAATCATATCTAACTTTACATAACTTATTTAATGAAGATTTATTTCAACActactttttcatttctcatatcaagcttaaaaatattgcatttaaatttaaattaatgcttaaacataatatttttaacctgtcattatatttgttattatgtttgaataatgatattactgtatttattttaaaatatgagtaCCATAACCACGagtgttttataaataaataaaataagcgTGTTACGCGTGGTCTTGGACAGCATGTTATATAGTACATCAAGTCCACGTCGGACACtctaaacttttaaattatgttttaaactctaaaattcaaacttaattttgttttattaagaaaactttATGATCATagttggtattttttttttcacacgaAGTTTATAAATGCAAAACGGGATGCTCAGTCGTTGCAGCCTTTTGATAatgtattttcataataattttaataaataaaataaaaataattataaaatcaaatattaattataagtattttattaatgaCATAATTGAACCAACTACCTTTCTTACTCTTCCTTTTAACTTTCTAGTCACCTTATAATTTCACATCTTTCGCATGATAAtacctattttctttctttaactATTTCTTTTCTCTTGGTTGATTGTTTTCGATCTCATCGTTTCACACctaatcatgtttttctttcataGTTGAAGCACTCAATGATTTCAACCATCTTCATTGAAGACAACAAAATGAACATGTCATTAAATCTCAAAACTTCAAATATTGGTTATTAACCCATTAATTTCTCCACAATATCTCTTTGATTCAGGAGTATTATTATTCAAATGAAGGTGTATGTTTGGTAATTTCATATTATTAACCTTCGCTATGTCGTTCTTAACGACGAAATGATACTAGATCTTTTGTTTCAAACCAAATCATTATTGGTGAAGTCACATGTATAGACAATAACCTCGTCCCACATAAATAACATGTTGATAACATCATTGAAGGTCTATCACAAGAATGTACACCAATGGTCACTAATATTCAAAGCATGTATAGTACAAGATTCCTCATGTTGCTAAAGTGGACCCTCTCTTTCTTGCACATTATAATCTCAAACCAATCGgtttcacaaaaaatattttttccttcaatTAATTACACTTGTGCCCCAAGTCAAACACTACACATAGGGTGACGATCAGGGACGGACTTTAGCATAGTGTGACGGGGCAATGGTGCCCcaattgttttcaaataaataaattaaaatatagataaaaataaacttttatagttttaatatatgtaatacAGTTAAATATACTTTGTTTGAATCtttaaaatgaaattgtaatttgtttatgttccaaattttgatacatttttatttttaacatttaaaaatgaatggatttaattgttttaatctaatgatatttaatttatttaacatgttaaaCAATATTCTTGATAGAAATTTGAGcctaaaaatatgttaaatagtGTATGTAGTTTAAATACCAATATAAAACGTTATTTGACAcatcaaaaaaatttaagagaGTTGGGTTAAAGTGATTATATCTATTCATTCTTTAAGTTTgaatatcaaattattaaattaaagtttgGGACAAAAAATAACTCTAATTTCGTGtaagttaaaagataaaaaaacatttaaacccCATTTAATATGTTTCATACATTACAAAAAAGTATGCTGACCCATTTTGGCACCCCAAAATAATTTCCGAAAATCTGTCACTGGTGGCAATGTGAGTCTGTCCCCGTTTAGGTTTGCTCTGCACTTGGTTCGCAAAATGTGGTAGGTTGACCCATCCCACTTTGAAATGCGGACTTAGAAGTCTAGCCCGCACCTCATAGGTTATGGTCCACAGGCGAACCAGATTTTtatcaaaagaaattaaaaaaaaaagtggctCAACCTGCAGGCCAGAACTTATGCAGGGTGGATAAGACTTTTTAGCCTGCATTTTCAACGCAGGATGGTCTAGTCTAACTTGCATTTTACAGGTCAAGTGTAGGATGACCCTAAATAGGACGGTCGGTTTGTATTGCCACCCCTGGCTTAATGTGAATTGTTGCTTTGCGTTGGATGCTAACATGCAACAAACACACACGACAAAATATGAGGAAAACGTGTATTTAAAATtcgaaaattatctttttttgacaatattttttttgacaaacttaACAAAGCTtctaaaaattggaattaaaatagattaatttttattttttaattaaaataaagtaataaaataatttttttacctaAATAGGAAAGTTTATAATAGCTCTTCAAAATATAGTTTTGGATTTTCTTTgcaatttttgttattagtttgtttCTCTCCTTCCTTATGTCTACACTTTAGCATGTGAGTGTTTTCATTCCTTTATTCATGTCTCACAAACCATTAATTAGTTGCTAAATTATTGGAGATTTTCAAGGCCCTAATCTTCTGCACATTGCATATGcaattaaagataaaagtacgtattagaaaagttaatttgtaCTATATATTGACAAATAATACCTCCTTTTGAAAAtaccaaaatttgaaaatgcttgatgattttactttcttataatgaaatattattcttTATAGTATGTCTGTGAATTAATTATATCCATTTCTTAGTTAAAGTTATGCatttataaaaagaatcaaACTATATCAAAAA
This portion of the Vigna unguiculata cultivar IT97K-499-35 chromosome 6, ASM411807v1, whole genome shotgun sequence genome encodes:
- the LOC114188271 gene encoding trifunctional UDP-glucose 4,6-dehydratase/UDP-4-keto-6-deoxy-D-glucose 3,5-epimerase/UDP-4-keto-L-rhamnose-reductase RHM1-like gives rise to the protein MANTYKPKNILITGAAGFIASHVCNRIVRNYPDYKIVVLDKLDYCSNLKNLMPSRSSPNFKFIKGDIGSADLVNYILLTESIDTIMHFAAQTHVDNSFGNSFEFTQNNIYGTHVLLEACKVSGGQVKRFIHVSTDEVYGETDEDAVVGNHEASQLLPTNPYSATKAGAEMLVMAYGRSYGLPVITTRGNNVYGPNQFPEKLIPKFLLLAMKGRILPIHGDGSNVRSYLYCEDVAEAFEIILHRGEVGHVYNIGTKKERRVIDVARDICRLFNLDPDTHVKFVENRPFNDQRYFLDDEKLKNLGWCESTTWEEGLRKTLSWYVKNPDWWGDVSGALLPHPRMLTMPGVEKYYDSTEMTKNASNVDASHANQNKMVVPTIRSNVPPRKQSVKFLIYGGAGWIGGLVGTLCEKQGIPFEYGKARLDDGSQSQILADINTSKPTHVFNASGVTGALNLKWFEAHKPEAIRANVVGVLTLAHVCKDQGLPMMNYAFGGNLEDTKNSTGDAFYFRTQAKVEELLKEYDNVCTLRIQLPVSSDLSNPHNFISKITSSDKVANMPNSITVLDELVPISIEMAKRNCRGIWNLTNPGVVTCNEILEMYKDYIDPSFKWVNFTLEEQGQFPSPSTNAMDASQLQKEFPELLPVRDSLLKYVFEPKKKTLGY